The DNA sequence attgcaataagatcaatttgaatttacatatttaattaaatataataatgaacTACAATATAAATCAAGTCACCATAATCATGGTTTTTGAAGGCAAAACACATAACTCAGAGAGCGGAGGAATGGTAAAAGATCCCCCTAGCAAACTATCTGCAATTACTCCGTAAGCCGCCTCTGTCAAATGGAGACCATCCCAACTCACGTGCAAGGATGGATCCTCGCACGTGCTACATCCTTCGAAACCGCAGAAGGACGTCTGATTATAGTTGTACGGTCCTCCACATCCGCAGCAGGCTATAAGGGCTCCTTCTATGAATCCTACAACATCACTAATCAATcacttaaaaatattgagataTTCACACGTGAGCTATCAATAATgcgaagtaaaaaaaaaaaaaaaaaaaaaaaaaaaaaaaaaaaacttaaatagCCGGTGAACCACTAGAATTATTATATTCACCATATTTTTGTGGGGACTTGTAAAACGGCATTGCAGCATTGTAATAGTCCGCGTAGACTATGTTGATTTTTGTGTTCTGCTGTCGGATCCGGTTGAGTTCTGTCTGAAGCAGTTCGTTGTGGTGGCGAAAAACCGCATTTAACCAGTTGAGACAGCCTGTTTTGGGGTCGTAGAATGTTTGATTCGAGGTTTTGAAGTAAGTAAGATAAACTGCCGAACATCCCATAGGCAAATTACCAGGAACCAATATGGTCTTTGCTCCAAGCTTGATCAATTCCTGCATTACAACAAAAATTTCTACTTATGAAGGGATTTTTCAATGGTTAAATTACATTGATTACTCATGATTAATCATACATTTATTGTTGAGCTGATTGCTTTTACAACTTTAGGAACAAGTGCTAGTGTTGATTGGAAGCTTTTTCCTCCAAGCAATGCATGTTTGTAGTCATTGCCTCCTATCTCTCCCACCACAGTAAGGGAGGTTTCTAGATAATTCTTGCAATCTgccattaatattttcaacataTATAAACATTTTATTGATACATATTTTGTGCAACAAGTACTAAAAAATGGGAATTATAATGAGACTGAATTTATTaactaaattctaaaatttatgaGATTGATGTGTGCGTGTGCGTGTCGCgtgaaacacaaaaaattgaaaataatggcaataaacgaaaaataaacataaaaattaaacaatactaTAAGCTAATAAAGAATTgaatataacattttttaaaaaacaagaaataaaaaatatttaaactcTAAGAAAACGAAAATA is a window from the Salvia hispanica cultivar TCC Black 2014 chromosome 1, UniMelb_Shisp_WGS_1.0, whole genome shotgun sequence genome containing:
- the LOC125206014 gene encoding GDSL esterase/lipase At1g28600-like, with translation MRMNYTIAILLILISASNQASSACFKSIISFGDSLADTGNAIHLAPSDTYPYSAMLPYGQTFFHRPTGRASDGRLIIDFIADALGLPFVQPFFRPSSCDFSGGVNFAVAGCTALADSFWAEEGIQVWLANTSLADQLSWFKELFLPKFCHTPSDCKNYLETSLTVVGEIGGNDYKHALLGGKSFQSTLALVPKVVKAISSTINELIKLGAKTILVPGNLPMGCSAVYLTYFKTSNQTFYDPKTGCLNWLNAVFRHHNELLQTELNRIRQQNTKINIVYADYYNAAMPFYKSPQKYGFIEGALIACCGCGGPYNYNQTSFCGFEGCSTCEDPSLHVSWDGLHLTEAAYGVIADSLLGGSFTIPPLSELCVLPSKTMIMVT